A genomic window from Anthocerotibacter panamensis C109 includes:
- the cas10d gene encoding type I-D CRISPR-associated protein Cas10d/Csc3 codes for MTDIKQLNIDDLLNSEDAEQEETANRVADELPKELLTLKLLRAAIEKANPGDKVMGDFAVYVLPNLLRIAIGHTAKGGEFFENLDRQGIQVRRDNAADQSLNTHLLNGIFPANLIEQQLEKMDTTVRRVVRAQERRLMLAAFILHDFEKFPDVSDDARKLPLGEQRKIIEIKIQELGLDTFINPGNPTIYREYLDDLLCMAANAQRRWDTNWNFSTYGLQPKISNDKVLRTLSELTCLADSLASIIKHPHDSENARLRDLLHGLSDGQLKFTYHAISENRGVLTNVVNNAVMEAHTALNTDDCKYYKPLLYLPTGVIYLVTKDAPLISVSDIPERVIDNIKNLCAGELNRKQTGFGRDGKGMKYADYYTLFFDDTQLMEVGLSATLRILNPQKDSVAKSRSDNLVRFQQLGVLPADLNFAFADDSRIDQLAEFGDLVTRKIWGEKLLKLQEARKKNKNLPELPHLDIVQEVIKKWELTEYLPAVRAIQRINESLKDNKLTGNTGGVPYEWYFLAARYLQRFPGIDNIRLAAGQLIDLTASLIKPLLAQYSLADGWNDLREWVKTVVMLPIHTNSSTASSQTFLNELSSYLAAKKTGREKQLICSISHSAYTVTEQMESAVLFTPQVYTNKQMLNGSNAKRNISSIAGLEMMLRQILMNQTQAVGKSFEDGKYRYLYFYPTYYFTPETNNFLQLAYNNIAQTRFDTSLKKHFVPENLQANFSQENYQNVGTFLIDENLAAKKALPTTDPNYRRDSAFKLSYPEDKPLTFYFMALPPGRDGTDTESWVMPSWLAFAFPMILDVKTVVSESPIPPFTDGAEFEETVFLDGAPPAIRSLIGKERFRLDQILQPWFAEDNARRPAPLNALTAAYSIHLDVYARLGKSGYDPNWGRLVSIATEIETTPLAVFSLLSQWARKDDVPGPKRIQLYVHHLYPCFDPHAKFNLIAKEFTVSEMSPLHPPRTLTTLYRRFYRAKSTKGKAASSNAVLKPIDEAADLILKADSMYRGEALVDVVAARLFKLMERVHNRTAEGRVPLIQVEEEGKKKWKPALTPEAERQAIHEFAHYFVIEVFGKAFSSDRARLAGRQLGYLRDTCEYLYRLDQDAERQASKDDPADEDEV; via the coding sequence ATGACTGATATCAAGCAGCTAAACATTGATGACCTGCTAAATAGTGAAGACGCCGAGCAGGAAGAGACTGCTAACCGGGTAGCGGATGAACTACCCAAGGAATTACTCACGCTCAAATTATTACGAGCAGCTATTGAGAAGGCTAACCCTGGCGATAAAGTGATGGGGGATTTTGCAGTTTATGTATTACCCAATCTTCTAAGGATAGCAATTGGACATACGGCGAAGGGCGGAGAGTTTTTTGAAAATCTAGATCGTCAGGGAATTCAAGTGCGGCGGGATAATGCCGCTGACCAGAGCTTGAATACGCACTTACTAAATGGAATTTTCCCTGCTAATTTGATAGAACAACAGTTAGAAAAAATGGATACTACAGTGCGCCGAGTAGTTCGGGCACAGGAGCGGCGGCTTATGTTAGCAGCTTTTATTCTTCATGACTTTGAGAAATTTCCTGATGTCTCTGATGATGCTCGAAAACTTCCTCTAGGCGAACAACGGAAAATCATTGAAATCAAAATCCAGGAATTGGGACTAGATACCTTCATTAATCCTGGTAATCCTACTATATATCGTGAATATTTAGACGACTTGCTCTGTATGGCGGCAAATGCCCAACGGCGTTGGGATACCAATTGGAATTTCTCAACTTACGGCTTACAGCCTAAAATCAGTAATGATAAGGTTTTGCGTACTCTCTCAGAGTTAACTTGTCTTGCAGACTCTTTAGCTTCGATCATTAAACATCCTCATGATAGTGAGAATGCTCGTCTTAGAGACCTACTGCATGGCCTTAGTGATGGACAACTAAAATTTACCTACCATGCTATTTCTGAAAATCGAGGAGTCTTAACAAATGTAGTCAACAATGCTGTGATGGAAGCTCACACTGCACTGAATACTGATGATTGCAAATACTATAAGCCTTTGCTCTATTTACCTACAGGAGTGATCTATCTAGTCACTAAAGATGCTCCTTTAATATCTGTATCAGACATTCCTGAACGAGTTATTGATAATATTAAAAATCTTTGTGCTGGAGAATTAAATAGAAAGCAAACAGGTTTTGGTCGAGATGGAAAAGGCATGAAGTATGCCGACTATTACACACTCTTCTTTGATGACACACAATTGATGGAGGTGGGTCTGAGTGCAACTTTACGTATCCTCAATCCCCAAAAAGATTCTGTGGCAAAGAGTCGCAGCGATAATCTGGTGCGCTTCCAACAGCTAGGGGTGCTACCGGCTGATTTAAACTTTGCTTTTGCTGATGACTCTCGAATTGATCAACTTGCCGAATTTGGTGATTTAGTAACGCGCAAAATTTGGGGAGAAAAATTACTCAAACTCCAAGAAGCTCGCAAGAAAAACAAAAACCTCCCAGAACTTCCACACCTTGACATCGTTCAGGAAGTGATTAAAAAATGGGAGTTAACTGAATACTTACCTGCTGTTCGAGCGATTCAGCGAATTAATGAAAGTCTTAAAGATAATAAATTGACAGGTAATACAGGTGGCGTACCCTATGAATGGTATTTCCTCGCAGCGAGATATTTACAACGGTTTCCTGGTATAGACAATATTCGTCTTGCAGCCGGACAGTTAATTGACTTGACAGCTAGTTTGATTAAACCTCTCCTTGCTCAATACTCCTTAGCAGACGGCTGGAATGACTTGCGTGAATGGGTAAAAACAGTCGTGATGCTTCCCATTCATACCAACTCTTCTACGGCCTCAAGTCAAACGTTTCTTAACGAATTATCTAGTTATCTTGCTGCAAAGAAAACTGGTCGGGAGAAACAACTGATATGCTCAATTTCTCACTCTGCCTACACTGTTACTGAACAGATGGAATCAGCCGTGCTATTTACGCCACAGGTCTACACTAATAAACAAATGCTCAACGGATCAAATGCCAAACGTAATATCTCTAGCATTGCTGGCTTAGAAATGATGCTAAGACAAATCCTGATGAACCAAACTCAGGCTGTGGGTAAGTCTTTTGAGGATGGGAAATATCGCTACCTTTATTTTTATCCGACCTATTATTTCACGCCAGAAACCAATAATTTTCTACAACTCGCCTATAATAATATTGCCCAAACCCGCTTCGATACAAGCCTTAAAAAGCATTTTGTGCCAGAAAATCTACAAGCTAACTTTAGTCAAGAGAACTATCAGAATGTTGGTACTTTTCTCATTGATGAAAATCTAGCAGCTAAGAAAGCTTTACCAACGACTGACCCAAACTATCGTCGAGATTCCGCTTTTAAGCTCTCCTATCCAGAGGATAAACCCCTAACTTTTTACTTTATGGCTTTACCTCCAGGGAGAGATGGCACGGACACAGAGTCATGGGTGATGCCCAGTTGGTTAGCTTTCGCTTTTCCGATGATTTTGGATGTTAAGACTGTAGTCTCCGAATCGCCAATTCCTCCTTTTACAGATGGAGCCGAGTTTGAAGAAACCGTATTTCTCGATGGAGCACCTCCAGCCATACGTAGCTTAATTGGCAAAGAACGGTTTCGCCTTGACCAGATTTTGCAACCCTGGTTTGCTGAGGATAACGCACGCCGTCCGGCTCCGCTTAATGCTCTTACTGCTGCCTACAGTATCCATTTAGATGTCTATGCTCGATTGGGTAAGAGCGGCTATGATCCCAACTGGGGAAGATTGGTAAGCATTGCTACTGAAATTGAAACGACACCTTTAGCAGTCTTCAGCTTACTCAGTCAATGGGCACGAAAAGATGACGTTCCTGGGCCAAAGCGCATCCAACTTTATGTTCATCACCTGTACCCATGTTTTGATCCTCATGCCAAGTTTAATCTCATCGCTAAGGAGTTTACTGTGAGTGAAATGTCCCCCCTGCATCCCCCCCGCACTTTGACCACACTTTACCGCAGGTTTTACCGAGCTAAGAGTACAAAGGGTAAAGCAGCAAGTTCCAATGCTGTCCTCAAACCCATTGATGAAGCAGCAGATCTTATCCTCAAAGCTGACTCGATGTATCGTGGAGAAGCCTTGGTAGATGTTGTAGCAGCACGTCTATTTAAATTGATGGAGCGGGTGCATAATCGTACTGCTGAAGGTCGTGTTCCTTTGATTCAAGTCGAAGAAGAAGGAAAAAAGAAATGGAAACCTGCGCTTACGCCCGAAGCTGAGCGTCAGGCTATTCATGAATTTGCTCATTATTTTGTGATTGAGGTTTTTGGAAAAGCCTTTTCCAGTGACCGTGCCCGGTTAGCTGGCAGGCAACTAGGGTATCTGCGAGATACTTGTGAATATCTTTACCGACTGGATCAAGATGCAGAAAGGCAAGCCAGTAAAGATGACCCTGCTGATGAAGACGAAGTTTAA
- the cas3 gene encoding type I-D CRISPR-associated helicase Cas3' — protein MHIHLLPVYSCSASELPEGVTLPEGWKGLSWHQTETVKALRDPNIDVVINTAMTGDGKSLTIVLETFFSESYYCVLAMYPTNELARDQESQMKEYIATFKPTGEPRVSRLSGPELEVYAENEGLPKYAALNTQSQQHEILLSNPDIFHYLHQGAYLRKGDSPDLLWGRIDKDFNLFVFDEFHVFSAPQIVGVINTLLLIRNTNRNKKFLFLSATPDQQLINLLEKAGFRVKVINPHDKGKYQFPENIVTQQELEEQHWRQVARKIDLHFVSLQLQAKALEEWLRAEGAMIRDQFVQFPGTKGAIILNSIAAVKRLLPYFQELLAPLGLTVSENTGLSSKSVKEKSLEADLVLGTSTIDIGVDFKINLLLFESADAGSFIQRLGRLGRHDGYTRAEVWIPFTQFTAYALVPNFFAERLFQGPEAPLMAEGIYDRPFFHEQVRAKYRRVNEFERYYHCWGAVQSLHLYQQLKNRTVRETYSGSQVAFQEAAEAVFKTKLTAVFMRRKEWQEQWKEISGGKAGNPIAEDAISFRGTSPLQCGIYDLTETSSEERFKSYELPGILSNLETEPITEAEFMRLLKVSEEKTGQPIAKGRFKNSLLFVKLKRYRKERLDWKFLYSGDIVSTAQRWKVQILSGLRVWQPGNPWINTLNDRLQRHYFVCFLVLRPVAEVRAQLQLPMHFQLYPLANEPYGSTPYSIAFGQAALLLDTLSYRLKQEGGASWIC, from the coding sequence ATGCACATCCATCTGCTCCCCGTCTATTCCTGCTCCGCATCTGAACTCCCCGAAGGTGTCACACTCCCCGAGGGCTGGAAAGGGTTGTCCTGGCATCAAACCGAAACAGTAAAAGCCCTACGAGATCCAAACATAGACGTAGTTATCAACACAGCGATGACCGGCGACGGGAAATCATTAACGATTGTGCTAGAAACTTTTTTTAGTGAATCTTATTATTGTGTCTTGGCAATGTATCCGACGAATGAATTAGCCCGTGATCAAGAAAGTCAAATGAAGGAGTATATTGCTACTTTTAAGCCCACAGGCGAGCCCCGTGTGAGTCGATTAAGTGGACCAGAGTTAGAAGTTTATGCAGAGAACGAAGGTCTACCTAAGTATGCCGCTCTCAATACTCAGTCCCAACAACATGAAATTCTTCTTTCTAATCCTGATATATTTCACTATTTACATCAGGGTGCTTACTTGCGTAAAGGGGACAGCCCTGATCTGCTCTGGGGAAGAATTGATAAAGACTTTAATTTATTTGTTTTTGATGAATTTCATGTTTTTAGTGCGCCTCAAATAGTAGGTGTCATCAATACACTTCTATTAATTCGTAATACAAATCGGAATAAGAAATTTCTGTTTCTCTCTGCGACTCCTGACCAACAATTGATTAACCTATTAGAGAAAGCAGGATTTAGAGTTAAGGTTATTAATCCTCATGATAAAGGGAAATATCAGTTTCCTGAGAATATCGTTACTCAACAGGAATTAGAAGAACAGCATTGGCGACAAGTAGCTCGTAAAATTGATTTGCATTTTGTGTCTTTGCAACTCCAAGCTAAAGCTTTAGAAGAATGGTTGCGGGCAGAAGGGGCGATGATCCGAGACCAGTTCGTACAATTTCCGGGCACCAAGGGCGCGATCATCCTTAATTCTATCGCAGCAGTAAAGCGACTTCTTCCCTATTTCCAAGAGCTTTTGGCTCCTTTGGGCTTAACTGTAAGTGAGAATACGGGGCTCTCTAGTAAATCGGTTAAAGAAAAGTCTCTTGAAGCTGATTTAGTTTTGGGGACGAGTACCATTGATATCGGGGTGGATTTTAAGATTAATTTATTGTTATTTGAGTCAGCAGATGCGGGGAGCTTTATCCAGCGGTTAGGGCGTTTGGGTCGTCACGATGGCTACACCCGAGCCGAGGTATGGATACCCTTTACTCAGTTTACAGCTTACGCCTTAGTACCTAACTTTTTTGCAGAACGCCTTTTCCAAGGACCAGAAGCTCCGCTTATGGCGGAAGGCATCTATGATCGTCCTTTTTTCCATGAGCAGGTACGGGCTAAATATCGGCGGGTGAATGAGTTTGAAAGGTATTATCACTGTTGGGGTGCGGTGCAATCTCTCCATCTTTACCAACAACTCAAAAATCGGACAGTGCGTGAAACCTACTCAGGTAGCCAGGTAGCTTTTCAGGAAGCAGCGGAAGCAGTATTTAAAACTAAATTAACTGCCGTCTTTATGCGTCGCAAAGAGTGGCAGGAACAGTGGAAAGAAATTTCTGGTGGTAAAGCCGGAAATCCTATTGCTGAGGATGCAATCAGTTTTCGGGGGACAAGTCCGTTACAATGCGGAATCTATGATCTGACAGAGACATCTTCAGAAGAGCGATTCAAGTCCTATGAGTTACCGGGAATTCTCAGCAATTTAGAAACTGAACCGATCACGGAAGCAGAATTTATGCGACTCCTTAAGGTTAGTGAGGAAAAAACTGGACAGCCCATTGCAAAGGGACGTTTTAAGAATTCACTACTCTTTGTAAAGCTTAAACGCTATCGGAAGGAGCGGCTAGACTGGAAATTTCTGTACTCTGGGGATATCGTCAGCACTGCCCAACGCTGGAAGGTGCAGATCCTATCGGGGTTACGGGTCTGGCAACCGGGAAATCCTTGGATTAATACCCTCAATGACCGTCTCCAGCGACACTATTTTGTCTGCTTCCTTGTCCTGCGCCCAGTCGCTGAGGTCCGTGCCCAACTTCAATTACCAATGCACTTCCAGCTTTACCCCTTAGCCAACGAGCCCTATGGCAGTACACCTTACAGTATCGCCTTTGGTCAAGCCGCTCTGCTCCTTGATACCCTCTCCTATCGGCTTAAGCAGGAAGGAGGAGCGTCATGGATATGTTGA
- a CDS encoding 3-isopropylmalate dehydratase large subunit codes for MAQNLTQKILARHSGRTQVAPGDNIWVNVDVLMTHDVCGPGTMGVFKKECGADAKVWDPERIVIIPDHYIFTTDRRANRNVDILRSFVKEQGIRHFYDVIDDPEGTWQYDPQGGRQFGSKYAGVCHIALAQGGHTRPGEVLVGTDSHTCNAGAFGEFATGIGNTDAGFVMATGKILLKVPEAMRFDFDGAIPPYLLAKDLILWVIGDISVSGATYRTMEFGGEAVERMSMEERMVLTNMVIEAGGKNGVIAPDKTTLDYVNQRTQKPYESVYSDANAPYVFKKRYDTMSLEPVVARPHSPDNRALARECQEVKIDRAYIGSCTGGKIEDFIHAAQVLKGQAVRVPTYLVPATREVYQGLFTETLDGKTLSDIFFESGCLNPADPSCAACLGGPQDTFGRLNTPEVCISTTNRNFPGRMGDKRAQVYLASPYTVAASAIRGYITDPREFLH; via the coding sequence ATGGCCCAGAACCTTACTCAAAAAATCCTGGCTCGACACAGCGGTCGTACCCAAGTAGCCCCCGGCGATAATATCTGGGTGAATGTGGATGTCCTGATGACCCACGACGTATGTGGACCGGGGACCATGGGCGTCTTCAAGAAAGAATGCGGGGCTGATGCCAAAGTTTGGGACCCGGAGCGGATTGTCATTATTCCTGACCACTACATCTTTACCACCGACCGCAGGGCCAACCGCAACGTCGATATTTTGCGTAGCTTCGTCAAGGAACAGGGCATTCGCCACTTCTATGATGTCATTGACGACCCTGAAGGGACTTGGCAGTATGACCCACAAGGCGGCAGGCAGTTTGGCTCTAAATATGCTGGAGTCTGTCATATTGCTCTAGCCCAAGGGGGACATACCCGTCCTGGAGAAGTGCTCGTTGGGACTGATTCTCATACCTGCAATGCCGGGGCATTTGGGGAGTTTGCCACGGGGATTGGCAACACCGATGCGGGCTTTGTGATGGCGACGGGGAAGATTTTGCTCAAAGTCCCCGAGGCAATGCGCTTTGATTTTGACGGCGCAATCCCTCCTTATCTGTTGGCGAAAGACCTGATTCTCTGGGTGATTGGCGATATCTCGGTCTCCGGGGCGACCTACCGAACGATGGAATTTGGCGGTGAGGCTGTCGAGCGGATGTCCATGGAGGAGCGCATGGTTCTCACTAATATGGTCATTGAGGCGGGCGGTAAAAATGGCGTCATCGCCCCGGACAAGACCACTTTGGACTATGTGAATCAGCGCACCCAAAAGCCCTATGAGTCCGTCTACAGCGATGCGAACGCACCCTATGTCTTCAAGAAGCGCTATGACACCATGAGCCTCGAACCTGTCGTCGCCCGCCCCCACAGCCCCGACAATCGCGCCCTCGCCCGCGAATGTCAGGAGGTAAAAATTGACCGTGCCTATATCGGGTCGTGCACCGGGGGCAAGATTGAGGACTTCATCCATGCGGCTCAAGTCTTGAAAGGACAGGCGGTGCGCGTGCCGACTTATCTCGTCCCGGCTACCCGCGAAGTCTATCAGGGCCTCTTCACTGAGACCCTTGACGGTAAAACCCTGTCTGATATCTTTTTTGAATCCGGCTGCCTCAATCCCGCTGACCCCTCCTGCGCCGCTTGTCTGGGTGGTCCCCAAGACACGTTTGGCAGACTCAACACCCCTGAAGTCTGTATCTCCACTACCAACCGCAACTTCCCAGGGCGTATGGGAGATAAGCGCGCTCAGGTCTATCTGGCTTCGCCTTACACGGTGGCAGCTTCGGCTATTCGGGGCTATATCACCGATCCCCGCGAATTCCTCCACTAG
- the folD gene encoding bifunctional methylenetetrahydrofolate dehydrogenase/methenyltetrahydrofolate cyclohydrolase FolD: MGAQIIDGKATAQRIQTELAQQVSRWAAKVGRAPGLAVILVGDNPASAAYVRGKERACQKVGMVSFGHHLPADTSQQSLETLIHQLNQDPEVDGILLQLPVPPHLDENTLLNLIDPDKDVDGLHPVNLGRLVRSEPGLRSCTPAGVMRLLADLPIRLEGKYAVVVGRSKLVGKPLALLLLEQNCTVTIAHSRTPELATLTRQADILVAAAGRPELITAEMVKPGAIVIDVGINRVTDDNGNNHLVGDVDFARVLPVASHLTPVPGGVGPMTVTLLLENTFRSFCRRVGEP, from the coding sequence GTGGGTGCCCAGATTATCGACGGTAAGGCGACCGCCCAACGGATTCAGACCGAGTTGGCGCAACAGGTTTCCCGATGGGCAGCAAAGGTTGGGCGGGCTCCGGGGCTGGCGGTGATCTTAGTCGGGGACAATCCGGCTAGTGCTGCTTATGTCCGGGGAAAAGAACGAGCCTGTCAAAAAGTTGGCATGGTTTCCTTTGGGCATCATCTGCCTGCCGATACGAGCCAGCAAAGCCTGGAAACCCTGATTCACCAGCTCAACCAAGACCCGGAAGTGGACGGTATCCTGCTGCAACTCCCGGTTCCACCCCATCTAGACGAGAACACACTACTCAACCTCATCGACCCTGACAAGGACGTAGATGGCCTGCATCCGGTCAATCTAGGCCGTCTGGTACGCTCGGAGCCCGGGTTACGCAGTTGTACCCCCGCTGGAGTGATGAGGCTGTTGGCGGACCTGCCCATCCGTTTGGAAGGGAAGTATGCTGTCGTCGTGGGTCGCTCCAAACTTGTGGGTAAGCCCCTCGCGCTTCTTCTTTTAGAACAAAACTGCACCGTGACTATCGCCCACTCGCGCACTCCAGAACTAGCAACGCTCACCCGGCAAGCGGATATCCTGGTCGCAGCGGCGGGGCGTCCCGAACTGATTACCGCAGAAATGGTCAAGCCCGGAGCCATTGTCATTGATGTGGGCATCAACCGGGTAACAGACGACAACGGGAACAATCACCTCGTCGGAGATGTGGACTTTGCGCGCGTGCTGCCGGTGGCGAGTCACCTTACGCCGGTACCGGGTGGGGTTGGGCCGATGACAGTTACCCTGCTGCTAGAGAATACGTTCCGTAGTTTTTGCCGCCGGGTTGGGGAGCCCTGA